Proteins from one Pseudarthrobacter sp. BIM B-2242 genomic window:
- a CDS encoding DUF1844 domain-containing protein — protein sequence MSTPDSNSHVFEAAPAETDVSQQIRDISEVPAIEVITTAAVHLMSAAAVKLGLAAEDNAEELKDLDEARKLITALAGLVTAAAPEIGSQHAGPLRDGLRSLQLAFREESVIPDAPGKGPGEKYTGAVN from the coding sequence ATGAGTACCCCAGACAGCAATTCACACGTTTTCGAGGCCGCCCCTGCCGAGACTGACGTGAGCCAGCAAATCCGCGATATCTCCGAGGTTCCGGCCATCGAGGTCATCACCACCGCCGCCGTTCACCTGATGAGCGCCGCAGCAGTGAAGCTTGGCCTCGCCGCCGAGGACAACGCGGAGGAATTGAAGGACCTGGACGAAGCCCGCAAGCTCATCACCGCCCTCGCCGGCCTGGTGACGGCTGCTGCCCCCGAAATCGGCTCCCAGCACGCCGGACCGTTGCGTGACGGCCTGCGGTCACTGCAGCTGGCTTTCCGCGAAGAGTCGGTCATTCCGGACGCCCCGGGCAAGGGCCCCGGCGAAAAGTACACGGGCGCGGTCAACTGA
- the infC gene encoding translation initiation factor IF-3, with translation MRLVGPAGEQVGVVRIEDALRLAAESDLDLVEVAPQAKPPVCKLMDFGKYKYEAAVKAREARKNQTNTVLKEIRFRLKIDTHDYETKRGHALRFLGAGDKVKAMIQFRGREQQRPEMGIRLLQRFADDVAEVGVVESSPRIDGRNMVMVVGPLKNKAEAKAEARRASQRAEAKAQNEAKASGRIDVTGDDQAPLTQSLADLLPEGFAITTEPETAAPETEATEAEAPETAAPAAAEAPVAAPAAEAPAKEAPVKEAPAKEAAAQEAPKQAAPKAAAPKREAPKAAPAPAKAPEAKPAEAAKPAEAAAPAAPAAPRPPVPMPKPVARPAAPKPAARPAPKAAPKPAGKKTT, from the coding sequence GTGCGGCTGGTCGGCCCTGCAGGTGAACAGGTAGGAGTCGTCCGTATTGAGGATGCCCTGCGTTTGGCTGCTGAATCCGATCTTGATCTCGTTGAAGTAGCACCTCAGGCCAAGCCTCCGGTGTGCAAGCTGATGGACTTCGGCAAGTACAAGTACGAGGCCGCAGTCAAGGCACGTGAGGCCCGGAAGAACCAGACCAACACGGTTCTGAAAGAAATCCGCTTCCGCCTGAAGATCGATACCCACGACTACGAGACCAAGCGCGGACACGCCCTGCGCTTCCTCGGCGCCGGTGACAAGGTCAAGGCCATGATTCAGTTCCGTGGCCGCGAGCAGCAGCGCCCGGAGATGGGCATCCGCCTGCTCCAGCGCTTCGCCGACGACGTCGCCGAAGTGGGCGTTGTTGAATCCAGTCCCCGTATTGACGGCCGCAACATGGTGATGGTGGTCGGGCCGCTGAAGAACAAGGCTGAAGCCAAGGCTGAGGCACGCCGCGCATCGCAGCGTGCAGAGGCCAAGGCTCAGAACGAAGCCAAGGCTTCTGGCCGGATCGATGTCACCGGTGACGACCAGGCGCCGCTGACCCAGTCGTTGGCTGATCTTCTTCCGGAAGGGTTCGCCATCACCACGGAGCCCGAAACGGCTGCTCCGGAAACTGAAGCCACTGAGGCGGAGGCTCCGGAAACGGCAGCTCCGGCCGCGGCTGAGGCACCCGTTGCAGCTCCTGCCGCTGAAGCCCCGGCGAAGGAAGCTCCCGTAAAGGAAGCTCCGGCGAAGGAAGCAGCAGCACAGGAGGCGCCGAAGCAGGCCGCCCCGAAGGCCGCTGCTCCCAAGCGGGAAGCCCCCAAGGCAGCTCCGGCTCCGGCCAAGGCTCCCGAAGCCAAGCCCGCCGAGGCAGCCAAGCCCGCTGAAGCAGCCGCTCCGGCAGCGCCGGCAGCTCCGAGGCCGCCGGTACCGATGCCTAAGCCGGTAGCCCGGCCTGCGGCTCCGAAGCCTGCTGCAAGGCCTGCCCCCAAGGCAGCCCCGAAGCCGGCCGGTAAGAAGACTACCTAG
- the rpmI gene encoding 50S ribosomal protein L35 produces the protein MPKMKTHSGAKKRFKLTGSGKLRRQQANRRHYLEHKSSRLTRRLAGDKIVFKGDAKVIRKMLGI, from the coding sequence ATGCCGAAGATGAAGACCCACAGTGGTGCTAAGAAGCGCTTCAAGCTGACCGGCAGCGGCAAGCTGCGCCGCCAGCAGGCCAACCGCCGCCACTACCTGGAGCACAAGTCCTCCAGGCTGACTCGTCGTCTCGCCGGCGACAAGATTGTCTTCAAGGGTGACGCAAAGGTCATCCGGAAGATGCTCGGCATCTAA
- a CDS encoding RNA methyltransferase, with amino-acid sequence MNETGRPQDIPLSNPRADRVRKVAQLAGRPARLKRSEFLAEGPQAVREALTLHRKRIAAGEPGVVYEVYASEACLDRHPDLEALAEGIDAYLTTDEVLAAMADTVTPQGILAVCGFLDVSLEQVLDAGPRLLAVLCQVRDPGNAGTVLRAADAAGADAVILTSSSVDIYNPKAVRSTAGSLFHLPVVLGADIEAVAAACRARGIGILAADGNGDVNLDTLQDQNAARRIAAPGVESVFALEAPTAWLFGNEAQGLSEAELGLADHRVAVPVYGAAESLNLGTAATVCLYASARSQHESGALSGQGRAGKTQAG; translated from the coding sequence ATGAACGAAACCGGGCGCCCGCAAGATATTCCACTGTCCAACCCCCGAGCTGATCGGGTGAGGAAGGTGGCGCAACTTGCCGGGCGCCCGGCCCGTTTAAAGCGCAGCGAGTTCCTGGCGGAAGGTCCACAGGCTGTCCGTGAGGCCCTGACGCTGCACCGGAAGAGGATCGCGGCGGGGGAGCCGGGCGTCGTTTACGAGGTCTACGCGAGCGAGGCCTGCCTCGACCGGCACCCGGACCTGGAGGCCCTCGCCGAAGGCATTGACGCCTACCTAACCACCGATGAAGTCCTTGCTGCGATGGCGGACACCGTTACCCCGCAGGGTATTCTGGCTGTCTGCGGTTTCCTGGACGTGAGCCTTGAGCAGGTCCTCGACGCCGGCCCGCGGCTGCTTGCCGTGCTGTGCCAGGTCAGGGACCCCGGCAACGCCGGCACCGTGCTCCGGGCCGCCGACGCGGCCGGCGCGGACGCCGTTATCCTGACCTCATCCAGCGTTGATATCTACAATCCGAAGGCGGTCCGTTCCACGGCCGGCTCCCTGTTCCATCTGCCCGTTGTCCTGGGCGCGGATATCGAGGCCGTGGCAGCCGCCTGCCGGGCGCGCGGGATCGGGATCCTGGCCGCCGACGGCAACGGGGACGTCAACCTGGACACGCTCCAGGACCAAAACGCCGCCCGCCGCATTGCGGCCCCCGGGGTGGAATCGGTTTTTGCATTGGAGGCGCCAACCGCGTGGCTCTTCGGCAACGAAGCCCAGGGGCTCTCCGAGGCCGAACTCGGCCTGGCCGACCATCGGGTGGCTGTGCCGGTCTATGGGGCCGCGGAAAGCCTCAACCTCGGCACGGCGGCAACGGTGTGCCTCTACGCCAGTGCCCGGTCGCAGCACGAGTCCGGTGCGTTGTCCGGGCAGGGCCGTGCCGGTAAGACCCAGGCCGGGTAA
- a CDS encoding MFS transporter, giving the protein MNFALYRELLAVQPIRRLLFVGMVARIPHSAAGVLLTLHIVLTLDKGYAAAGAAAAVMTVGIAVGAPWRGRRVDIVGLRRALIPSVVSEAVIWSVVPHVSYEWLLPLVFVGGLLTLPIFSVIRQSLGVLADGDQRRTAFALDSIATEMVFMIGPAAGAVVATSGFTVLGLTVVGVSTSLAGLFLIWFNPPTRTAAQTGEGEADQRHAAEVAVISAAPAHLQEAAADLVPAGAARAGAARAGGGRAGMRGRVAHNFAWLTATVAAVFAVAAGTGMVLSGTDVGIVAALETGGHQGEIGIVFLFWCAASVIGGLVYGAMHRPVSPILLLLGMAALTIPMGFAHDTWTLAFVSILPGLLCAPVLSSASEKVADLVPEERRGEAMGWYGSALTAGVALGAPLAGVFIDGTGPSGGFVAVGAAGVVLCLVGLLLKAVRRRRVAV; this is encoded by the coding sequence GTGAATTTCGCCCTTTACCGGGAGCTGCTCGCCGTCCAGCCCATCAGGCGGCTCCTGTTCGTGGGCATGGTGGCCCGCATACCGCACTCCGCCGCGGGGGTTCTCCTGACCCTGCACATCGTCCTCACCCTCGACAAGGGCTATGCCGCCGCAGGTGCGGCCGCTGCGGTGATGACCGTCGGCATCGCGGTTGGAGCACCATGGCGCGGGAGGCGGGTTGATATCGTAGGCCTGCGCAGGGCGCTCATTCCGTCCGTGGTATCCGAAGCGGTGATCTGGTCCGTCGTACCGCATGTCAGCTACGAATGGCTCCTGCCGCTGGTGTTCGTCGGCGGCCTGCTTACTCTCCCCATCTTCAGCGTGATCCGCCAGTCCCTCGGCGTCCTCGCAGACGGCGACCAGCGGCGGACGGCCTTTGCGCTGGACTCCATCGCCACCGAGATGGTGTTCATGATCGGGCCCGCAGCCGGAGCCGTCGTGGCCACCAGCGGTTTCACCGTCCTGGGGCTGACCGTCGTGGGCGTCTCCACGTCCCTGGCGGGGCTGTTCCTCATCTGGTTCAACCCGCCCACCCGTACCGCAGCCCAAACCGGGGAAGGTGAGGCGGACCAGCGCCACGCGGCCGAAGTGGCCGTTATTTCCGCGGCTCCGGCCCACCTCCAGGAAGCAGCGGCAGACCTTGTGCCCGCCGGTGCCGCCCGGGCCGGTGCCGCCCGGGCCGGCGGCGGCCGGGCGGGCATGCGGGGCAGGGTGGCCCACAACTTTGCGTGGTTGACGGCCACGGTGGCGGCGGTCTTCGCAGTGGCGGCCGGAACCGGCATGGTCCTCAGCGGCACCGACGTCGGCATTGTTGCCGCACTGGAGACCGGCGGGCATCAAGGCGAAATCGGCATCGTATTCCTCTTCTGGTGCGCCGCGTCGGTGATCGGCGGACTGGTGTACGGTGCCATGCACCGGCCGGTGTCGCCCATTCTGCTGCTGCTGGGCATGGCTGCCCTGACCATCCCGATGGGGTTCGCGCACGATACCTGGACGCTCGCGTTCGTATCGATTCTGCCGGGCCTCCTATGCGCACCGGTGCTGTCGTCGGCCTCCGAAAAAGTGGCTGACCTCGTGCCTGAGGAGCGCCGCGGGGAGGCCATGGGCTGGTACGGTTCCGCGCTGACCGCGGGCGTAGCGCTCGGGGCGCCCCTTGCGGGCGTCTTCATTGACGGGACGGGGCCGTCCGGCGGATTTGTGGCGGTGGGCGCGGCGGGCGTGGTGCTCTGCCTGGTAGGACTGCTGCTCAAGGCCGTGCGGCGCCGCCGGGTGGCCGTCTAA
- the rplT gene encoding 50S ribosomal protein L20: MARVKRAVNAHKKRRVILERAKGYRGQRSRLYRKAKEQLLHSFVYSYGDRKKKKGDFRRLWIQRINAASRANGLTYNRLIQGLKAAEVEVDRRMLAELAVSDANAFAALVKIAKDSLPADTSAPAAK; the protein is encoded by the coding sequence GTGGCACGTGTGAAGAGGGCGGTCAACGCCCACAAGAAGCGCCGGGTTATCCTTGAACGCGCAAAGGGCTACCGTGGACAGCGTTCACGCCTGTACCGCAAGGCCAAAGAGCAGCTGCTGCACTCGTTTGTGTACAGCTACGGCGACCGCAAGAAGAAGAAGGGTGACTTCCGCCGCCTGTGGATCCAGCGCATCAACGCTGCATCCCGCGCCAACGGCCTCACCTACAACCGCCTGATCCAGGGCCTGAAGGCCGCTGAGGTCGAGGTTGACCGCCGTATGCTGGCCGAGCTGGCCGTCTCCGACGCCAACGCTTTCGCCGCACTGGTAAAGATCGCCAAGGACTCCCTGCCTGCTGACACGTCGGCTCCGGCTGCCAAGTAG
- a CDS encoding SseB family protein, whose protein sequence is MDSTHSADATGGTPVTRHLPGHIAAALAGAGGPADSAGQPWEGRSLAGDDGKIHNFEDDDGSADSGYLAAVGALVDGSGDEAAVVASLATARVFIPIIARLGAEAEGVDGLAVDKQADMALVTLKAADGRTAMPAFSSADQLAAWHPEARPVAVYAARAALSAVAEGAELLVLDPGSDVTLVVRRPAVWALAQQQDWVPSYTDSTLAGEMAAAAAGFPAVRNIELRPGAGVAAVTRGGVVLSGGGAGPELQVVLYLEDGLDAAAVQELVSGLQSAWSRNVLFGERVDSIEIKLRRAVQ, encoded by the coding sequence GTGGACAGCACGCACAGCGCGGACGCAACTGGCGGGACGCCGGTCACGCGCCACCTCCCCGGACACATCGCCGCCGCCCTAGCCGGCGCAGGCGGCCCGGCCGATTCGGCCGGGCAGCCCTGGGAGGGCCGTAGCCTGGCCGGGGACGACGGCAAAATCCACAACTTCGAGGACGACGACGGCTCGGCCGATTCCGGCTACCTCGCCGCTGTCGGGGCGTTGGTTGACGGCAGCGGCGACGAAGCGGCCGTCGTGGCGTCCCTCGCGACCGCCCGGGTCTTTATCCCCATCATCGCCCGGCTTGGCGCGGAGGCGGAGGGTGTGGACGGTCTGGCGGTGGACAAACAGGCAGACATGGCCCTGGTCACGTTGAAGGCAGCGGACGGCCGGACTGCCATGCCCGCCTTCTCTTCGGCGGATCAACTGGCTGCCTGGCATCCCGAAGCCCGCCCCGTTGCCGTGTACGCCGCCCGGGCCGCCCTCTCGGCGGTCGCCGAGGGAGCCGAGCTGCTGGTCCTCGATCCCGGCTCGGACGTCACCCTGGTAGTCCGGCGGCCGGCCGTCTGGGCGCTGGCGCAGCAGCAGGACTGGGTTCCTTCGTACACCGACTCCACGCTGGCGGGAGAAATGGCCGCAGCAGCGGCCGGATTCCCAGCCGTCCGGAACATCGAACTCCGCCCCGGCGCCGGAGTGGCGGCCGTCACCCGCGGGGGAGTCGTGCTCTCCGGCGGTGGCGCAGGACCGGAACTGCAGGTGGTGCTCTACCTCGAGGACGGCCTCGATGCAGCCGCGGTGCAGGAACTGGTGTCCGGGCTGCAGTCTGCCTGGTCACGGAATGTATTGTTTGGAGAGCGTGTCGACTCGATCGAAATCAAGTTGCGGCGCGCAGTTCAGTAG
- a CDS encoding MFS transporter — translation MSSIVQTPTAPSVKAPNIGAAIFALAMGGVGIGVTEFTMMGLLKEVEQGLNISTPEAGHLISAYALGVVVGAPLLAAVGAKLPRKHLALGLMLFFTLANLVSYIAPDYGTMLVSRFAAGLPHGAFFGVAAVIAASLVPPSRRGWAISMVMAGLSVSNVIGVPAATWVGQTFGWRLLFVLVGAIGVLTLVLLWKFVPYQAPHPDASIRRELGALKRLQVWLAILIGIVGFGGFFATYTYIAHTMTLVAGIPASLLPIVVALYGLGMVAGTMVGGRLADKSVMGTLYWVLPGIAVALVVYAVAVHWPWSAFVMVFVVGASGSLLIPALQTRLLDASPDAPSLASSLNHAALNVANALGAFLGGVVIAWGWGFVAPALVGAVLAVLGLAVAIVSGLLERKKPLAA, via the coding sequence ATGAGCAGCATCGTCCAGACCCCCACCGCGCCTTCAGTCAAGGCGCCCAATATCGGTGCGGCCATTTTCGCTCTGGCAATGGGCGGCGTCGGAATCGGCGTCACGGAATTCACCATGATGGGCCTGCTCAAAGAAGTGGAGCAGGGCCTCAACATCAGCACCCCGGAGGCCGGGCACCTCATCTCCGCCTATGCCCTCGGTGTGGTGGTGGGGGCACCGTTGCTCGCCGCAGTAGGAGCCAAGCTGCCACGCAAGCACCTCGCGCTCGGCCTCATGCTGTTCTTCACCCTGGCAAACCTGGTGTCCTACATCGCTCCCGATTACGGCACCATGCTGGTGTCCCGGTTCGCCGCCGGCCTGCCGCACGGCGCGTTCTTTGGCGTCGCCGCCGTCATTGCCGCTTCCCTGGTTCCGCCCAGCCGGCGCGGTTGGGCCATCTCGATGGTCATGGCCGGCTTGTCGGTTTCCAACGTGATCGGCGTGCCCGCGGCCACCTGGGTGGGCCAGACATTCGGCTGGCGGCTCCTCTTTGTCCTTGTAGGCGCCATCGGCGTGCTGACCCTGGTCCTGCTCTGGAAATTCGTCCCGTACCAGGCACCCCATCCGGACGCGAGCATCCGCCGCGAACTCGGTGCCCTCAAGCGACTGCAGGTCTGGCTCGCGATCCTCATTGGCATCGTTGGCTTTGGCGGCTTCTTCGCCACCTACACCTACATCGCCCACACCATGACGTTGGTGGCCGGCATTCCCGCATCACTGCTGCCCATCGTGGTGGCCCTGTACGGTCTGGGCATGGTCGCCGGAACCATGGTGGGCGGCAGGCTTGCTGACAAATCCGTGATGGGGACCCTCTACTGGGTCCTGCCCGGCATCGCAGTCGCCCTGGTGGTTTACGCCGTGGCAGTGCACTGGCCGTGGTCGGCATTCGTGATGGTCTTTGTGGTGGGAGCATCCGGCTCGTTGCTGATCCCTGCCCTCCAGACCCGCCTCCTGGACGCCTCGCCGGATGCCCCTTCCCTGGCTTCCTCCCTTAACCATGCGGCACTCAATGTTGCCAACGCTTTGGGCGCGTTCCTGGGTGGCGTGGTGATCGCCTGGGGGTGGGGCTTCGTGGCGCCCGCACTTGTGGGGGCTGTCCTGGCTGTCCTGGGGCTTGCGGTGGCAATTGTCAGCGGCCTGCTGGAACGCAAAAAACCATTGGCCGCCTGA
- a CDS encoding GlsB/YeaQ/YmgE family stress response membrane protein, with amino-acid sequence MGFLAWIILGLIVGAIVKAVMPGKVGGGWVTSLVLGVVGAIVGGWIGSLLFGKGDLAFFDLGTWILAIVGGLVVAGVYGAITGRRGSTRAP; translated from the coding sequence ATGGGTTTTCTTGCTTGGATTATTCTCGGCCTCATAGTGGGGGCCATCGTTAAAGCCGTGATGCCCGGCAAGGTCGGCGGCGGCTGGGTAACGAGCCTCGTGCTGGGCGTAGTCGGCGCGATTGTAGGCGGTTGGATTGGCAGCCTCCTGTTCGGCAAGGGCGACCTTGCTTTCTTTGATCTGGGTACCTGGATCCTCGCCATCGTAGGCGGCCTGGTAGTTGCCGGCGTCTACGGCGCCATCACCGGACGCCGCGGATCCACCCGCGCACCCTGA